The Bacteroidales bacterium nucleotide sequence CGGACTTGTTAGCAATCCCGAACGGGTAGTTGCTCCTATTAAAGTAAATGGGTTTAATGAAATTTGCACCGATCTTGCACTTGGACCTTTATCAATCATAATATCAATACGATAATCTTCCATTGCCGAATACAAATATTCTTCAATTATTGGATTTAATCTATGTATCTCATCTATAAATAATACATCATTTTTTTCTAAGTTTGTTAATAAACCTGCAAGGTCACCGGGTTTGTCAAGAATAGGACCTGAGGTAAGTTTAAAACCAACATCCAATTCATTAGCAATTATGTTTGCCAGAGTTGTTTTACCTAATCCGGGGGGCCCGTGTAATAAAATATGATCTAATGAATCGCCACGTAACTTAGCTGCCTCAATAAATATCTTTAAGTTTTCAACAATTTTTTCCTGTCCGCTGAAATCTTTAAAAATTAAAGGGCGTAACTTTGTTTCGTATTCTATATCACTAACTAAAAGTTCTTCTTTCTTGAAGTCAAAATTTTCATCCATTCGGTTAAAATTTATCAACCGTAAAATTAATAAATTTAAGTGATAATTGCTTATTTGTTATTAGAAAAGAAACTTACTTGTTTTTCTTAAGATTTATATTTTCATGAGTCCAGTATAAAAACTCTTTTTTCGCCACCAAAGCACAAAAACACAAAATCTCACCAAAATATATATGCTAGGTTTTTAGCGTTTTGTGTAATTTGGTGCTTTAGTATTTTAGTGGCATTTTTTAATTCTCTACCTTTTTAGACTGGATTCTTTTATTCTTCTTTTTAATTATTGAATCCTGAATTGCTCTTAATTTAACAATTTCTCCTTCCATTTTACTTAGTTCGGTTAACACCTCTTCATACATAATATCATATTCTTCGGGATAATTTGAGTAAAAAACTACACTTGAATCATATTGTTCTCTCGTATAACTATGTTTTTGTAAAATATATGCATAATATGATTCAATCTGATATTTATGTTTATGTGAGTTAAACTTTTTTACAGAAAGTATTCCATCAGCGAGATGAATATCAACCATTAAAGATATCATTGAATCTCTGGGGATTATATCTTCGGGAATGTTTCTTATTC carries:
- the ruvB gene encoding Holliday junction branch migration DNA helicase RuvB, which gives rise to MDENFDFKKEELLVSDIEYETKLRPLIFKDFSGQEKIVENLKIFIEAAKLRGDSLDHILLHGPPGLGKTTLANIIANELDVGFKLTSGPILDKPGDLAGLLTNLEKNDVLFIDEIHRLNPIIEEYLYSAMEDYRIDIMIDKGPSARSVQISLNPFTLIGATTRSGLLTSPLRARFGINSHFEYYDSKVINRIIKRSAGILNIPITPDASIEIATKSRGTPRVANALLRRVRDFAQVKGTGSIDIDISKFALKALNIDKYGLDDMDNRILTTLIDKFSGGPVGLNTIATAVSEDPGTIEEVYEPYLIKEGFIKRTPRGREATEHAYKHLGRTHSGSQGMLF
- a CDS encoding DUF4296 domain-containing protein; its protein translation is MKKILKLIFIVILFSGCGQNRIRNIPEDIIPRDSMISLMVDIHLADGILSVKKFNSHKHKYQIESYYAYILQKHSYTREQYDSSVVFYSNYPEEYDIMYEEVLTELSKMEGEIVKLRAIQDSIIKKKNKRIQSKKVEN